The DNA segment CGTTCCACCACCAACATGAAGCACTACAACTACCAAGACACCTTCAAGAAACTCTACGACAAGTCCGTGGAACTCTATGCCTCCGGCAACACAGACAAGAACACTTGGTTCGATGCGGAGGAACTCGAGTTCATAGCCGCCAACGGATGGCGCGTACAGGACTTCTTCGACTACGGAGAGGACCAAGTACAAGGAGGCGTGCCTTCATACGAAATCGCCCAGTCCATCGAGCAAGTCCGCCGCGACTACTTTCTGCACATCCAAAAAGGCGTTCCCTCGAAAAACCGCATCGAAGCTTCCAGCCTCACGCCTAAGCCAGAGGCGATTGATGGAATTCCCTGGCTCCCACGCATCATCGAAAAAGCGAAGGGCAAGCTCCAGGGAGAGCTCTGCGACGAAATCATGTATTGCTGCGGTGGTGACAGGAACTTTCTGCAAACCCACGACATCCATCCCGCCGAATTCCTGCGCCTCGTCTGGGCCAACCTGGACGATACGCCTGCCATCGTCGAATTCGTCAAGAGCCGTAGCGCGGAAAGGTAGCTGGAAAAGCAGGTGGGCCGGCGCTCCGCTGGCGGCGGTTGCTCCATCGCTCGCGAAGCGAGCGATGCACCTGAAATGCGCGCCAAAGAATTGGGCCCTAGCGACCTAGTCCACTTCCACGCCTACCCAGCGATTCACGCCTCTGAACGCGACGTGGAACATATTCTTGGCATCCCGCTTGAGGGCCTGAGCCGCCTCCTGCTCGCTTCGCACCTGCTTGCCATTAATACTCTGGATCACCATGCCGACCGGCAGCAGACGCACATAGGGACTGTCGTCCTGCACTGCAGTGATCACCACTCCTTGGACCTCGTCGCCAACCTGGTGATCTGCACGCAATTCATCAGTCAAGCTCGCTACCGAGACCCCCTTTAGGAAACGGGCATTCGGGTTGGCGCTGGAAATAATTTGTCCATCGCCTCCTCGCTCCGCCAAAACGACTACGACTTCTTCTCGGGTCTTTTCGCGTATCAGTGCGATTGATACCGTTTCACCCGGCTTGCGAGCAGCGATCTTGATTCGCAGGTCGCTCGGCGAATCAACCGCGACGCCATCCAACTCGACAATGACGTCACCTGCAAGAATGCCAGCTTCCGCTGCAGGAGTGTTTGGATTCACTTGATTCACCAAAGCCCCGTTCAGGCTATCTACTCCAAAAAACTCCGCTTTGTCCTCGTCCAAGCTTTCAATGCCAACTCCTAGGAATCCTCGCGAAACAGCGCCCGTCTCGACCAAATCCGTCATAACCGAGTAAGCGAGGTTCACCGGTACCGCGAAGCCGATACCGATATTCCCAGTAGACGCTCCATCTGTCTGGATCAGGGTGTTGATGCCAATCAATCGCCCCTTGGCGTCGACCAAAGCCCCTCCAGAATTCCCGGAATTTATGGGGGCGTCGGTTTGAATAAAATTTTCGAAGCCTCCGGCGATCACGCCCATTTCCTGTCTTTTGGTCGCGGATACGATTCCCATCGTGACCGTCTTGCCCACTCCAAGGGGGTTGCCAATTGCGAACACGACATCGCCCACTTCGATTTGGTCGCTATCCGCCAGCTTGATCGAAGGCAGCTCAACCTCCGTCTCTATCTTGAGCACAGCTATATCCGTGCTAGGATCCGTCCCTACCAGAACAGCGTCGTAGATGCGCTGGCTATCCAGCTGCACCTTGATCTCGTCCGCACGGCTAATCACGTGGTTGTTCGTAATGATGTATCCATTACCAGAAACAATCACGCCGGATCCCAATCCGAACTGAGGAGCTTGCTGTCGCCGCGGACGCACTCCGAAAAGCTGCTGCATGAGCAACTCCTCCCTACTGAGCGAGCTGCTAAGCGACTTGGCATAGACGCTCACCACAGCGGGACGCGCCTCGGTCAAGGAATCGGAGTAGCTGACCACTCTTCCCGCTTGCGAGCGATCAAGCGGAGCAGCGTCGATCTCGACGAGGTCAGCCACGTTGACGGCCTCTTGAGCAGCTAGGATTGGAGCGGCGACGAGACAGACCAGACTCGCGCAAGAAAGAGCTAACTTGAAATTGGGCATTGGAAAAGGGGACAGGGTTATGCGTCTTAGGTTGCAAGTCTCGCGCGCCTGAGCGCGCTTTCCAAGCCTTAGCTTCAGAAGCCTTTCACTCGAAACAGGCT comes from the Pelagicoccus enzymogenes genome and includes:
- a CDS encoding DUF5069 domain-containing protein; this encodes MKHYNYQDTFKKLYDKSVELYASGNTDKNTWFDAEELEFIAANGWRVQDFFDYGEDQVQGGVPSYEIAQSIEQVRRDYFLHIQKGVPSKNRIEASSLTPKPEAIDGIPWLPRIIEKAKGKLQGELCDEIMYCCGGDRNFLQTHDIHPAEFLRLVWANLDDTPAIVEFVKSRSAER
- a CDS encoding trypsin-like peptidase domain-containing protein is translated as MPNFKLALSCASLVCLVAAPILAAQEAVNVADLVEIDAAPLDRSQAGRVVSYSDSLTEARPAVVSVYAKSLSSSLSREELLMQQLFGVRPRRQQAPQFGLGSGVIVSGNGYIITNNHVISRADEIKVQLDSQRIYDAVLVGTDPSTDIAVLKIETEVELPSIKLADSDQIEVGDVVFAIGNPLGVGKTVTMGIVSATKRQEMGVIAGGFENFIQTDAPINSGNSGGALVDAKGRLIGINTLIQTDGASTGNIGIGFAVPVNLAYSVMTDLVETGAVSRGFLGVGIESLDEDKAEFFGVDSLNGALVNQVNPNTPAAEAGILAGDVIVELDGVAVDSPSDLRIKIAARKPGETVSIALIREKTREEVVVVLAERGGDGQIISSANPNARFLKGVSVASLTDELRADHQVGDEVQGVVITAVQDDSPYVRLLPVGMVIQSINGKQVRSEQEAAQALKRDAKNMFHVAFRGVNRWVGVEVD